TTCCCGTCGCCACGCGCGATCGCCACGCACAAGAGCTCGAGCCGCCCGCGCGAGATCCGGAACTGCAGCGCGTCGACGTGCTTGTCGTCGGGCTCGACCGGCGAGACCTCCAGGTTCCGGAGCTGCGGCGCGCCGAGCTCCGCGGCGCGGCTGCGGAACGCCTCGACCGCCTGCAGCACCGTCTCGCGCAGCGCCGACGCAGCCGCGCGCGCGCGACCCAGCCGCTCCGGCAGATCGGGCTCGCGCGCGGCCAGCTCCTCGGCCAGCTTGCGGAAGCGCTGGGTATCCATCTGCGCAGTGTATTTCATCGCCGGGATATACTCCGCCCGCTTTGCCGAGGCTTCCGGCGGCGATCGGGATCGCAGCGGCCCTCGCCGCTTCAGCCGCGGCGCTGGCCGCATCGCGCCCTGCACTGGCCTGGACGGCGTTCGCGGCCGCGTTTCTCGTGTTCGGTCTCTCGAGCCGCGTGTCGCTCAACTGGCAGATCCTCGCGGGCACGCTCCTGGGGATCGGCTTCGGGCACGCGGTGGCCGACGGCTGGCTCGCGCCCGAGACCGCAGACGCGATGAAGAACGTGGGCAAGCTGTTCATCGGGCTGCTCAAGATGTTGATCGCGCCCATGATCCTGCTCTCCATCTCGCACGGCGTGGCCAGCATGGAGGGCGCGCGCGAGCTCGGCCGTCTGGGCTCCCGCACCGTCCTCTTGTACCTGGCTACGATGGTGCTCGCCGCGGTCACGGGTCTGGTGCTGGTGAACGCGGTGCAGCCCGGGGTCGGCAGCGATCTGGCCAACACCGCGTTCTTCCAGCAGGCCGTGGGGTCTCACAGCGCCCCGCCCCAGGGGCCGCCGAGCCTGGGCGATTTCTTCTTCACCACGCTCACCGAGGTCCTGCAGACGCCGGTCGCGGCGCTGGCCGAGGGGCGGATCCTGCCGGTGGTGGTGTTCGCGATCCTGTTCGGCGTGGCGCTCCTGCAGGTGGGGCCGAGCGCCCGGCCCGTGGTCGACTGGCTCGGCGGCGCCACGGCCGCGGTGATGAAGATCATCGGCTGGTTCGTGCGGCTCGCGCCGGTGGGCATCCTGGCGCTGATCGGGCACCTCGTGGCGACGGTCGGCTTCCGCGTGATCGTCGACAATCTCGCTGCGTTCTCGGCGGTCGTGATCGGCGCCACGGTGTTCCACTCGTTCGTGACTCTGCCCGCCATGTGCTGGTTCCTGGGCGGCATGGGACCGATCGAGCTGGTCCGCGGGCTGCGCGAGGCGCTGGTGGTGGCATTCACCACGAGCTCGAGCGCCGCCACCCTGCCCGTGTCACAGCGCTGCGTCGAGGAGAACCTGGGCGTGCCGCGCCAGATCGCCAGCTTCGTCTTGCCGCTCGGCGCGACCGTGAACAGCGATGGCACCGCGCTCTACGAGGCCGTGGCCGCCGTGTTCGTGGCCTCGCTCTACGGCATCCACCTGGGTCTGGGCGGGCAGATCGTGGTGTTCATCATCGCGATCGCGACCGCGATCGGCGCGCCCGGCATTCCGTCGGCCGGCATGGTCACGATGATCGTGGTGCTCGAAGCGGTGGGCCTGCCGGCAGAGTCCGTCGGTCTTTTGCTGACGATCGACCGCTTCCTCGACACGTTCCGCACGGTGGCGAACGTCGAGGGCGACGCGATCGTCGCGGTGATCGTCGCCCGCCAGGAAGCGGGCTCTTGAGTCACATCGCCGCGTCGAGGACGATCGCCGGATGGGCCTCGCGCAGCTCGGCGAGGCGCATCTCGCGCAGCTTGGCGAAGCGCGAGCGCGCGCGCGGCGGCACCGGCTCGCCGGCGTCGATGCGCATGCGCAGCGGGTCGAGATAGTGACCGTTCTGCGCGATGCGGAAGTCGAGGTGCGGCCCGGTCGCCAGGCCCGTCGCTCCCACGAAGCCGATCAGCTGCTTCTGCGCGACGTGCTGGCCGATGCTGAGCCCGCGCGCGAAGCGCGACAGGTGACCGTAGCTCGACACGAAGCCGTTGTGGTGCTTCACCCGGATCGTCTGGCCGAACCCGCCGCACCAGCCCGCGAACACCACCTCGCCGTCGGCGACGGCCCAGACCGGCGTCCCGACGGGCGCGGCGTAGTCGACGCCCTCGTGCGGCCGGCGCGAGTGCAGGATCGGGTGCAGGCGCGACATGGTGTAGCGCGACGAGATGCGCGAGTACTTGAGCGGCGCGGCGAGGAACGAGCGCTTGAGTGAGTTGCCGTCGGGCGAGTAGTAGCCGCCCGCGCCGTTCTCGTCCTCGAACCACACCGCCACGAAGTCCTTGCGTGCGGCGCGGTACTCGGCGGCCTGCACGCGCCCGTAGCGCACGAAGCCGTCCTTGTCGTAGTACTTCTCGAACACCAGGCGGAACTCGTCGCCGGGCCGCGTCTGAGTCGAGAAGTCGAAGTCCCAGGCGAAGATGTCGGTGAACGCGTGCGCCAGCGCCGGGCTCTCGCCCAGCTCGGTGAGCGCGTCGAACAGCGAGCGCTTGACCACCCCGCCGAGCTGAATCACTCGCCGCTCGAGCGCCGCGGCCTCGTGCGAGGCCAAAAGGTTGCCCGAGCTGTCGCGCTCGACGCGGTACACCTCGGCGCGGCCGCGCTGATACTCGAACGAGAGCAGCTGACCCGACGAGTCGCGGATCAGCGCGTAGAAGTCACCGGGGCGGGCGGCGCGCACGTCGAACACGCCGCGCAGCGAGCGGGCCACGGTCTCGACCATCTCGGGCGCCACGCCCGAGCCGCGCAGCGCGCCCGACAGCGTGCCGTTCTTGGGCACGCGGCCAGTCACGATCGTGAGTGACGGGTCGGCGTCGGGGCCGCGCTCGGTCGAGCGGTCGAGCTCCGGCGCCAGGAAGCCGTCGTCGCCAGCGGGCGGCAGCACGGAGCGCAGGTCGCCGGAGGGCAGCGGTTCGATCGAGAACAGCCGCGGGCCGAGAATGCCCGCGCGCGCGTGACTCGCCGCGAAGACGAGCAGCCCCACGGCAACAATTCGAGACCAGGTCATGTGCGCACACCCCTCCGCATGCGATCCATCGTTCCGGTGCTGTCCCCGCAACCGGCGTGCGTCGTCCTATAGTGCAATGGCCGGAATCGGCGACTGTGACCGGAGTCACAGGAGAAACGGGCACTTGGAGAGCTGACGTGACGCTCTGGGCAGGCGCGGCCAAGGTCGACATCACGCCCCCGCTCGGCGTGCCCCTCATGGGCTACGGCGCGCGGAACGGCCGGGCAACGGCCGTGGCCGATCGGATCCACGCTCGCGCTCTCTCGCTCGAGTCGCACTCGGGTCACCCCGTTCTCGTCGTCTCCGCGGAGCTTTGCTTGATGACTTCCGCACAAGCCGGCGAGCTCCGCGAGCGGATTGCCGCGCGGACCGGTCTGCCACGAGAAGCCATTCTGGTCGCTTGTACCCATACGCACTCGGGACCGGACACCGGCGTCGGCGAGCGGAACGCGGCACGTCCCGAGCCGGCGCACGTGGCGGCCCTCTTCGAGGGGATTGTCGCGGCTGGCGAGGAGGCGTGGCGGCATCGGGAACCGGCAACTCTGGCCTGGTCGCGCAGCGAGGCGCACATCGGCCGGAACCGGCGTGTCGCCGATGGCGAAGTCGACACGGGCCTGGAAGCTCTGCGCGTCGCAACTCCCGGGGCCAAACTGCTTGCGGTTTTGTTTCGCCATTCCTGCCACGGCACGGTCCGGGGTCACGACAGCCTCGAGATATCGGGCGACTGGCCCGGCGCCGCGTCGCGCCGGATCGAGGCCGAGACCGGCGCCGTCGCGCCCTTCCTGCTGGGCGCGCACGCCGACGTCGACCCGCGCACCCGAGGGCTCATGGACCTGGCGATCCCCGGCCAGAGCGTCGGTCTGGGCGCCGAAGCGGTGCGCGTGCTGGGCGGCGAAGTCGCCGACGCGGTGCTCGCGAGTCTCTCGCAGGCCCGGCCCGAGCTCGAGTCAGCGCGCGTCGTGGCGCGCAGCGCGCGCGTGAAGGCGAGGCTGCACCTGGGTCACCTGTCCGAGGCCGAGTGCGAGGCAGAGCTCGCGCGGCGCAAGGCGGAGCTCGCGAGTCACCTGGGCGTTCCGCTCGCGCAGCTGCCGCGCACCTCGGCCCTGTACGACTTCGCGAGCGAGTCGGCGCGCGCTCTGCCCGTCGAGGCCGCGCGCGAGCGCATTGCGCTCGTGCGCACCTGGCTGCGCGATCGCACCGCGCCGTTCTTCAGCGGCGGGCGGCGCGAGCTCGAGGTCGAGGTGCAGCTGCTCGCGATCGGGCAGGCGCTCTTGCTGGCGCTGCCGCTCGAGCCCACCACGGCGGTCGGGCGCGACTGGCGCGAGCGCGTGGCGCCGCTCGGGCTCGGGCTCGTGGTCGGGATCGGCAACGGCTGGCTGCGCTACCTGCCGCACGCCTCGGACCTCGCGCATCCGCGCGCGCACCAGCACTACGAGGTGCTGCAGAGCCTCTTCGCGCCCGGCACCTGCGAGTCACTGCTGGCCGCCGGCAGCGACCTGGCCCGCGAGCTCGAAGAGGCCGAGCGAAGGCCGCCCTGAGCGAGGCCCGCAAGCGCCGGAGCATGGGTAGGGGTGCCCATGCGATCACAGGTCAGGTGCGCGCAGTGAGCCGCAGGCGAACGAAGCTCGATCAGCCGCGCAGCTCGGCGATGGCCTGGGCGATGGCTTCGAACAGCGGCTCGATCTGGCCCAGCTCGAGACACGAGAAGGCGATCCGGATGTCGCTCTGGCCCATCGCGATCACGCCCGCGCCGTACTTCTCGAGCAGGTGCACGCGCAGCTTCTCGGCCGGCACGCCCTTCACGCGCAGGCACATGAAGTAGCCCGCGTTGAAGGGATACACGTCCCAGTGTTGGGCGTACTTGGGCTGGTAGACCACCTCGCGCACGCGCCGGGCGCGCGCGCGCAGGATCTCGAACTTCTCGCGCCGCTCCGCGGGCAGGGTGGGTGAGCGCAGCGCGGCCAGCACGATCGCCTGCGACAGCGAGGTGCAGTTCGAGATACTCGCGCGGATCGCGCCCATGAGCTTGCGCTCGAGCGCGGCGAACAGCGCATCGGGGTTCGCCAGCGCCGGCGGCGCGATGGTCAGGAACCCGCAGCGCAGGCCCCACACGAACAGCTCCTTGGTCGCGCCGTCGAGCTTCACGCTGACCACGTTGGGGTGCACGTTCGCGAGCAGCCCGAACGGTGACTCCTGACTGGCCTCGGGCGAGAAGATCAGCCCGAAGTACGCGTCGTCGCAGACCACCACCAGCTTCTTGCCCGCCTCGGCCGCGGCGATCACCGCCTCGCGCATGCCCGCCACCTCGGCCGGCGTGGGCATGTAGCCGGTCGGGTTGTTGGGGAAGTTCAGGATCAGGAGTGACTTCGCCGGACCGGAGAGCAGCGCCGCGCGCATGGCGGGCACGTTGAAGCGCGGGCCGTCGTAGGTCGGGAAGGTCTCGACCCGGCCGCCCAGGCGCGTCTCGAAGTTCAGAGCGTAGTTGTCCCAGAGCATGTCGGGGATCAGCACGCGGTCGCCGGGATCGACGAACAGGTCGCCCACCAGCGCGAGCCCGTGGGTCAGCGCGTGAGTCACGATCGGCAGGGACAGCGCCTTGCCGCGCAGCGAAGGGTTCTCCTCGAGCTGCTTCTTGCGCCACGCCTGGCGCAGGTCGGCGCGGCCCTGCGCCGGCGCATAGCGCACGGCGTCGGTGGGCGAGATGTCCTTCACGTGCGCCAGCACCGAGGCCAGCGCCATCGGGCCATCGCCCTCGGTGGCCTCGCCGATCGTGGCGTTCCAGCGGTGCGCCTTCTCCTTGGCCTCGGCGGACTGCGAGAGGATCCCCTTGGGGAAGTACAGCTCGCGCCCGCGCTGCGAGAGCAGCTCGTACAGGACGGGACACTCGGCGCGGATCTTGTCGTTGAGCTCGGTGGCGAGGGGGTGCATGGGGCGGAGCACGTTAGCAGGCCGGGCCGAGGCCGTTAAGCACCGCCCCGCTAAGACAGGCGCTCGAGGATGCGCGCGCGGTCCGCGAAGCCGCGCCGGCTCCAGTAGCGCAGGGCCTCGGCGTTCGCGCTCTCGACGCGCACCGAGACGCGCCGCACGTCGCGCGCGTGGAAGAAGGCGTCGGCCTCGGCGCACAGCGCGCCCGCGACGCCGCGGCGGCGCTCCGCGGGCACCACCCACAGCTCGTGGATCCAGCCCAGCGGAGCGGGGTCGGCAGCGCCGCCGCCCGGCTCGACCTCGGCGAACAGGAACCCGACCGGTGCTCCGCCGCGCTCGGCCACCAACACGCGGCAGCGCGCGCGGGACAGGCCGCGCCGGATCTCCTGGCCGAGCACCTCGCGCAAGGTCGGCGCGGGCGCGTCGCCAGGCGCGAGCCGCCGGTGGTGCTCGATCAGATCGAGCCAGAGCCCGAGCAGGGCCTCGTGGTCCTCGGCGCGCGCGGCGCGCACCGCCAGCTCCCCGCCGGCTACTTCACCACCCGATGCTCTTTTGCGCGGATCATGCGCACGGTCCCGGATTTGTCGCCCTCCTTCCAAGTACCCGTGAGCTCGTCCGGCGCCGGCCGCGCTTGCAGGTCGTACACCGACGCCTCTGCCATCTCGCCCAGCATCGCGTTCCCGCCGCCCAGTGAGTCGGTGACCACGATCTTGAGCGATGCGGGCGCCCAGGTGATCTGCCAGTCACGCGAGAAGTTCATCGTGCCCGCCTTCCCGGGGCCGCTCGCGCCCGACTTCATGCCCGACGCCATGTCGCCCGAGAGCGACTTCTTGCGCGAAGCGCGGCTCGACACGTCCATGTGGTCCTTCAGCACGGAGAGCACGGTGCCCTCGGGCTGCCAGGGCGTGTGGCCGCGCATCGCGGCGCGCCGGATCTCCTCGGTGCCCTCGTCGAACATGACGTACGGGAACTCCTCGACCTGGAGTCCGTTCGCGTCCTGTTGGATCGACCAGCCGAAGTCCTTGAAGTTGGTGATCGACTTGTCCTCGGAGCTGGCGTCCTTGTAGTGCAAGAGCACGTACCAGTCGCCGCTGAGGTCGAGCTTCGAGAGATCCTCGGCGCGCGCGCGCGGCGCGACGGCGAACGAGAGAGCCGCGATGAGGGCCAGTCCGATTCGGCGCATGTGGCGCAAGTATACCTGCGCCGCCGGTGGGGAAAGTCGCCGTTCGGGCGAGGGGGCACCACTACGACTCGTGTAAACTGCGTGCGTGGCTGCGATCTGGATCGTCTCCGAGGAGACCTCGCTCGCGGCGATCCTGGCGCATCACGTCTCGGATCTGGGCGGGACGTGGCTCGGGACGCCCGAGCGCGGCGCGTTCAAGGACGCGCCGCCCGCCGATCTGCTCGTGCTGGTCGGAGTCACGGAGACCGGCGGCGGGCGCGGGGTGCTGGAGCGCCTGCTCGCGTTCGTGCGCGACCTGCCTACACTGCGGCGTGTAGCGCCGCCGGTGCTGTACGTCGCGCCCGAGGCCGCGGGCGGGGCCGCGATCGCGCGCCTGTTCGACGACCGCAGCGTGCGCGTGGTCGAGTTTCCGCTCGACCCGGAGACACTCGCCGAGCGCGCCGCCGAGCTCCTGGCCGAGGCCGCGCCGCCGCCGAGCCTGCGCGAGCGCGCGCGCCAGGGCTGGGTGCGCGCCGAGGTCGAGCGCCAGTACGCGGGCGTGGACCTGCCGGCGCTGCGCCAGGCGGTCGACCCGCGCAACGCGCACCGGCCCGTGCTGTTCCTGGGTGAGCCCGGCTCGCGCTGCGGCCTGCTCGCCCGCTACGTGCACGTGTTCGCCGAGCCGGCGCGCGACGACTTCGTGCTTCTGTCACTCGCCGACGTCGCGCCGGGCGGCCTCGAGCGCGCCGTGCTGGAGCGCACCTCGGGCCGCCGCACCAGCCTGTATCTGCCCCGCCTCGAGCGCGCGCCGCGCGCCCTCCAGGAGGAGCTCGCACACCTGCTCGGCTCGAGCGGCGCGCTCGCGGTCGAGCCGATCCGCTGGCTCGCCGCGGCGATCCACCCGCGCATGCTCGCGCGCTCGCTGCGCGAGCTGGCCTGGCTGCGGGTCGAGCTGCCGCCCCTGCGCGCGCGCGCCGACCGGCCCGCGCTGATCGGCTCGGCGCTGCGCGCCGCCGGCGAGCGCCAAGGCCGCAGCCAGTCACTCGGCGCCGAGGCGCGGCGCGCGCTCGAGTCCTATCCCTGGCCCGGCAACCTGACCGAGCTCGACCAGGTGCTCGACCGCGGCGTAGGCGTGGCCGTCGGACACGAGATCCGACCCGAGGACCTGGTGCTGGCGACGCGCGCCGCGGCAGCGCCGGTGGCGCCAGCAGCGCCCATTGCCGAGCCCGCGCCGCTCCTGAGTCCCGAGCCGGCACCGTCTGACGGTCGCGCGGGCACCCTACCCACGCTCCCCGATGATCGCGTGGGCACCCTACCCACGCCGCCCGATGATCGCGTGGACCCGATTCTCGAGCCGGAGGCTCTTGCACCCGCTCCGGCTCCCGAGCCTGCGAGCGACGAGGACCTGATGCTCGCCACGCTCGAGTCAGTGCCCGAGTCCGAAGGGCTGCTCGACGAGATCGACTTCGAGCTCGAGGACGAGCTGCCGCCCGAGCCGTCGCCCCTGCCGGAGCGAGTCACTGCGCCCCCGGCCGCCAGCGCGCCCGCCGCGACGCCCGCCGGCCTCGAGCCCACGGCACGCGAGCTGCTCGCGCCGCTCGCGCACGAGATCCGCAAGCCGCTGCGGGCTGTGCGCACCTACGCGAGCCTGGTCGAGCAGCGGCCCACCGACGCGGCGGTGCGGCGCGAGCTGCGGCAGCTCGTCGAGGAGGACCTGGGCGGCATCGACGAGACGCTGCAGCGGGTCGAGCGCTTCCTGCGCTTCGGCCCGCCGAACCCGCGGCCGTTCGACCTCGCGCCCGCGCTCGCTGCAGAGCTCGAGGCGCGCCAGCCCCA
This DNA window, taken from Myxococcota bacterium, encodes the following:
- a CDS encoding aminotransferase class I/II-fold pyridoxal phosphate-dependent enzyme — its product is MHPLATELNDKIRAECPVLYELLSQRGRELYFPKGILSQSAEAKEKAHRWNATIGEATEGDGPMALASVLAHVKDISPTDAVRYAPAQGRADLRQAWRKKQLEENPSLRGKALSLPIVTHALTHGLALVGDLFVDPGDRVLIPDMLWDNYALNFETRLGGRVETFPTYDGPRFNVPAMRAALLSGPAKSLLILNFPNNPTGYMPTPAEVAGMREAVIAAAEAGKKLVVVCDDAYFGLIFSPEASQESPFGLLANVHPNVVSVKLDGATKELFVWGLRCGFLTIAPPALANPDALFAALERKLMGAIRASISNCTSLSQAIVLAALRSPTLPAERREKFEILRARARRVREVVYQPKYAQHWDVYPFNAGYFMCLRVKGVPAEKLRVHLLEKYGAGVIAMGQSDIRIAFSCLELGQIEPLFEAIAQAIAELRG
- a CDS encoding neutral/alkaline non-lysosomal ceramidase N-terminal domain-containing protein; protein product: MTLWAGAAKVDITPPLGVPLMGYGARNGRATAVADRIHARALSLESHSGHPVLVVSAELCLMTSAQAGELRERIAARTGLPREAILVACTHTHSGPDTGVGERNAARPEPAHVAALFEGIVAAGEEAWRHREPATLAWSRSEAHIGRNRRVADGEVDTGLEALRVATPGAKLLAVLFRHSCHGTVRGHDSLEISGDWPGAASRRIEAETGAVAPFLLGAHADVDPRTRGLMDLAIPGQSVGLGAEAVRVLGGEVADAVLASLSQARPELESARVVARSARVKARLHLGHLSEAECEAELARRKAELASHLGVPLAQLPRTSALYDFASESARALPVEAARERIALVRTWLRDRTAPFFSGGRRELEVEVQLLAIGQALLLALPLEPTTAVGRDWRERVAPLGLGLVVGIGNGWLRYLPHASDLAHPRAHQHYEVLQSLFAPGTCESLLAAGSDLARELEEAERRPP
- a CDS encoding GNAT family N-acetyltransferase → MRAARAEDHEALLGLWLDLIEHHRRLAPGDAPAPTLREVLGQEIRRGLSRARCRVLVAERGGAPVGFLFAEVEPGGGAADPAPLGWIHELWVVPAERRRGVAGALCAEADAFFHARDVRRVSVRVESANAEALRYWSRRGFADRARILERLS
- a CDS encoding dicarboxylate/amino acid:cation symporter, encoding MPRLPAAIGIAAALAASAAALAASRPALAWTAFAAAFLVFGLSSRVSLNWQILAGTLLGIGFGHAVADGWLAPETADAMKNVGKLFIGLLKMLIAPMILLSISHGVASMEGARELGRLGSRTVLLYLATMVLAAVTGLVLVNAVQPGVGSDLANTAFFQQAVGSHSAPPQGPPSLGDFFFTTLTEVLQTPVAALAEGRILPVVVFAILFGVALLQVGPSARPVVDWLGGATAAVMKIIGWFVRLAPVGILALIGHLVATVGFRVIVDNLAAFSAVVIGATVFHSFVTLPAMCWFLGGMGPIELVRGLREALVVAFTTSSSAATLPVSQRCVEENLGVPRQIASFVLPLGATVNSDGTALYEAVAAVFVASLYGIHLGLGGQIVVFIIAIATAIGAPGIPSAGMVTMIVVLEAVGLPAESVGLLLTIDRFLDTFRTVANVEGDAIVAVIVARQEAGS
- a CDS encoding peptidoglycan DD-metalloendopeptidase family protein, with translation MGLLVFAASHARAGILGPRLFSIEPLPSGDLRSVLPPAGDDGFLAPELDRSTERGPDADPSLTIVTGRVPKNGTLSGALRGSGVAPEMVETVARSLRGVFDVRAARPGDFYALIRDSSGQLLSFEYQRGRAEVYRVERDSSGNLLASHEAAALERRVIQLGGVVKRSLFDALTELGESPALAHAFTDIFAWDFDFSTQTRPGDEFRLVFEKYYDKDGFVRYGRVQAAEYRAARKDFVAVWFEDENGAGGYYSPDGNSLKRSFLAAPLKYSRISSRYTMSRLHPILHSRRPHEGVDYAAPVGTPVWAVADGEVVFAGWCGGFGQTIRVKHHNGFVSSYGHLSRFARGLSIGQHVAQKQLIGFVGATGLATGPHLDFRIAQNGHYLDPLRMRIDAGEPVPPRARSRFAKLREMRLAELREAHPAIVLDAAM